From Priestia filamentosa, a single genomic window includes:
- a CDS encoding ketoacyl-ACP synthase III, whose protein sequence is MKSTAKITAIGHYLPQRVLSNEDLEKMMDTSDEWIVQRTGMKERHIAGEEEFSSDLAIKAIENLMDQYDKTVEDVDLIIVATTTADYAFPSVACRIQHYFDIKETGAFDLNATCAGFTYGLHLANSLITSGLHKKILVVASETLSKVTNYEDRSTAVLFGDGAAAFLVEYNEENLSFISVHMGTRGEGGIHLYRKALADKIDGASLDPSGKMVQNGREVYKWATRTVPKGMETLLEKGEMTKQDLDWFIPHSANLRMIESICEKVDFPVEKTLTSVETCGNTSSVSIPLAIGLGVQEGKVKKGDHMLLYGFGGGLTHLGLLIQWGI, encoded by the coding sequence ATGAAATCGACCGCAAAAATCACAGCCATTGGGCACTATTTACCACAACGTGTTTTATCAAATGAAGATTTAGAAAAAATGATGGACACAAGTGATGAATGGATTGTTCAGCGAACAGGAATGAAAGAAAGACATATTGCAGGAGAAGAAGAATTCTCTTCTGATTTAGCGATTAAGGCCATTGAAAATTTGATGGATCAATATGATAAAACAGTGGAAGATGTCGATTTGATTATCGTTGCTACGACAACTGCGGACTATGCTTTTCCAAGCGTAGCATGCCGCATTCAACATTATTTTGATATTAAAGAGACCGGTGCGTTTGATTTGAACGCGACATGTGCTGGTTTTACGTATGGACTTCATCTTGCCAACAGTCTTATCACATCAGGACTTCATAAAAAGATACTTGTTGTAGCTTCTGAAACGCTGTCTAAAGTCACGAACTATGAAGACCGTTCAACAGCTGTTTTATTCGGTGATGGGGCAGCCGCTTTCCTTGTGGAATATAATGAAGAAAATCTAAGCTTTATCAGTGTACATATGGGCACAAGAGGAGAAGGCGGCATACATCTTTATCGTAAAGCATTAGCTGATAAAATTGATGGAGCTTCCCTTGATCCAAGCGGAAAAATGGTTCAAAACGGACGAGAAGTGTACAAATGGGCCACACGTACAGTGCCAAAAGGAATGGAAACGTTACTAGAAAAAGGGGAAATGACAAAACAAGATTTAGACTGGTTTATTCCTCATAGTGCCAATCTCCGGATGATTGAGTCTATCTGTGAAAAAGTGGACTTTCCTGTTGAAAAAACGCTAACAAGTGTAGAGACATGTGGAAATACTTCATCTGTTTCTATTCCACTTGCCATTGGTCTTGGTGTTCAAGAAGGGAAAGTGAAAAAAGGAGATCATATGCTTCTGTATGGATTTGGAGGAGGATTAACACATCTCGGTCTTCTAATTCAATGGGGCATTTAA
- a CDS encoding class I SAM-dependent methyltransferase, with product MNQNADTKEAIKRWEAFADTYSKNHTEQGDLHKEVFLNPTLFSLMGNVKNKKVLDAGCGEGYLSRILSKSGAAVTAIDYTPRMIEIAKERTPHNLVIDYKHGNCEDLNALGDKSFDLIVSNMVIQDLANYEKAFQEMYRLLVDGGRFIFSILHPCFVTPECGWEKTESGEKLHWNVDQYFYEGAYEQGLGDKEKMLFFHRTLTSYINTLIKTGFVLERIVEPMPSDEMLKKYPSFEEDLRCADFIVFKLKK from the coding sequence TTGAATCAAAATGCAGATACCAAAGAAGCAATTAAAAGATGGGAGGCATTCGCAGATACATATTCAAAAAATCATACGGAACAAGGAGACCTTCATAAAGAGGTCTTTTTAAACCCAACTTTATTTTCACTGATGGGGAATGTGAAAAACAAAAAAGTTTTAGATGCAGGGTGTGGGGAAGGGTACTTAAGCAGAATTTTATCCAAGTCTGGTGCCGCTGTAACAGCAATAGATTATACTCCAAGAATGATAGAAATTGCGAAAGAAAGAACGCCACATAATTTGGTAATTGATTATAAACATGGTAATTGCGAAGACTTAAACGCTTTAGGGGATAAAAGTTTCGATTTAATCGTGTCCAATATGGTTATTCAAGACCTTGCGAATTATGAAAAAGCATTTCAAGAAATGTATCGGTTATTAGTAGATGGAGGTCGATTTATTTTTTCGATATTGCACCCTTGTTTCGTTACTCCTGAATGTGGTTGGGAAAAAACAGAAAGCGGCGAAAAGTTGCATTGGAATGTAGATCAATATTTTTATGAAGGTGCGTATGAACAAGGTTTAGGGGATAAAGAAAAAATGCTGTTCTTTCATAGAACATTGACAAGTTATATCAACACTTTGATCAAAACGGGTTTTGTGTTAGAACGCATTGTAGAACCTATGCCGTCAGACGAAATGCTAAAAAAATATCCTTCATTTGAAGAAGATCTTAGATGTGCTGATTTTATAGTGTTTAAATTAAAAAAATAA
- the modB gene encoding molybdate ABC transporter permease subunit, translating into MDSQLSNFTFSEFWTPISLSLEVAIVAWIVVLVTGILAGRGLARRSFRGKALVETALMLPLVLPPTVVGFLLIIIFGKHSFIGEAIQSLFGQSLIFTPWAAVIASAVVAFPLMYQAAKVGFASIEASIEEAARMDGASEWKVFLYITLPLAKNALISGGILSFCRALGEFGATLMFAGNIPGVTQTIPTAIYVALDSGDMTLAWCWVGTIILISFMMLWMVQRKSH; encoded by the coding sequence ATGGATTCACAGCTAAGTAACTTTACATTCTCTGAATTTTGGACTCCTATTTCTCTTTCTCTAGAAGTAGCCATTGTCGCATGGATTGTAGTATTAGTGACAGGGATATTGGCAGGGCGAGGACTTGCAAGAAGGTCCTTTCGTGGAAAAGCGCTTGTTGAAACAGCCTTAATGCTTCCCCTTGTCTTGCCTCCAACCGTTGTTGGATTTCTTTTAATCATCATCTTTGGCAAGCATAGTTTTATAGGAGAAGCCATTCAGTCGCTTTTTGGTCAATCGTTAATTTTCACTCCGTGGGCAGCCGTTATCGCTTCTGCCGTTGTCGCTTTTCCTCTGATGTATCAGGCTGCAAAAGTCGGATTTGCAAGTATTGAGGCTTCCATTGAAGAAGCAGCTCGCATGGACGGAGCATCGGAGTGGAAAGTCTTTCTCTATATTACCCTTCCTCTCGCTAAAAACGCATTGATTTCTGGAGGGATTTTAAGCTTTTGCCGGGCTCTTGGAGAGTTTGGAGCAACCCTTATGTTTGCAGGAAATATTCCAGGAGTGACACAAACGATTCCAACGGCCATTTATGTTGCGCTAGATTCCGGTGACATGACGCTTGCTTGGTGTTGGGTAGGAACGATTATCCTCATTTCATTTATGATGTTATGGATGGTTCAACGAAAAAGTCATTAA
- the modA gene encoding molybdate ABC transporter substrate-binding protein translates to MKKKALALSAVLCGTLLMSACGNSEQKASGDSKSNQEDITLTVSAAASLKDALGDIEKKYEKEHPHVDLKFNFGGSGTLQQQISQGAPVDLFFSAAEDKFDELVKAGEINKEDGTDLIQNSLVLIAPKTSSLTSFEDLHNQKIEKIALGTPETVPAGEYGKQTLEKLSLWKDVEPKVVYAKDVRQVLSYVETGNVEAGIVYKTDALVSDKVKIIDTAKETSHDPIVYPVGVIKDSNHEKEAHDFYDYLQGKEAMNVLKEYGFTAK, encoded by the coding sequence ATGAAAAAGAAGGCACTAGCACTATCTGCTGTATTATGCGGCACACTCCTCATGAGTGCGTGTGGAAATTCAGAGCAAAAGGCATCGGGAGACAGCAAAAGTAATCAAGAAGATATAACGCTAACCGTATCAGCGGCAGCGAGTTTAAAAGACGCCCTAGGGGATATTGAGAAAAAATATGAAAAAGAACATCCTCATGTTGATCTTAAATTTAACTTTGGCGGCTCTGGGACGCTGCAGCAACAAATTTCTCAAGGGGCCCCTGTTGATCTCTTTTTCTCAGCAGCAGAAGACAAATTTGATGAACTTGTGAAAGCGGGAGAGATTAATAAAGAAGATGGTACAGACCTTATTCAAAATAGTCTTGTTCTTATTGCACCAAAGACTTCTTCTCTTACTAGTTTTGAAGACTTACATAACCAAAAGATAGAAAAAATCGCGCTTGGCACGCCTGAAACGGTGCCAGCTGGAGAATATGGAAAGCAAACACTTGAAAAGTTATCACTATGGAAAGATGTTGAACCAAAAGTCGTTTACGCAAAAGATGTGCGCCAAGTTCTTTCCTATGTAGAAACAGGAAATGTGGAAGCAGGAATTGTTTATAAAACAGATGCTCTTGTATCCGATAAAGTGAAAATTATCGATACAGCAAAAGAAACTTCCCATGATCCAATCGTTTACCCTGTTGGAGTCATTAAGGATTCCAATCATGAGAAGGAAGCTCATGATTTTTATGATTATCTTCAAGGGAAAGAAGCTATGAATGTGTTAAAAGAATATGGATTCACAGCTAAGTAA
- a CDS encoding substrate-binding domain-containing protein, producing the protein MMSTTSYTIEELASILKVSKLTVYDLIKKGTLPAYRVGRQMRVDEEDLIDYKNQTKNVVISQKQEEKQKTRPVVISGQDVSLDLLSKSLEGELSQTPLRLYNGSLNSLIDLYHGKCDIVSLHLYDGESDTYNLPYVKRLLVSDTYVVLHLVKRTAGLYVQKGNPHNIRCFEDIAEKDIKMVNRERGAGARVLLDEKLKRLGLSASHISGYHNIVTTHLAAASAVSSGKADVGIGIENVARMSDVEFIPLIEEQYDLVLLKNERTKEIIASIKKILSSESFQQQLLSLKGYKTDQTGEILYESLL; encoded by the coding sequence ATGATGAGCACGACTTCTTACACAATCGAAGAACTCGCATCGATTTTAAAAGTGTCAAAGTTGACTGTTTATGACTTAATAAAAAAAGGAACTCTTCCGGCTTACCGTGTTGGACGACAAATGCGTGTAGACGAAGAAGATTTAATAGACTATAAAAATCAAACCAAAAATGTTGTTATATCTCAAAAGCAAGAGGAAAAACAAAAGACACGCCCTGTTGTCATTAGCGGACAAGACGTTTCGCTTGATCTGTTAAGTAAAAGTTTAGAAGGGGAACTAAGTCAAACGCCTCTTCGTCTGTATAATGGCAGTTTAAACAGTTTAATAGATTTATATCATGGAAAGTGTGATATTGTGAGTCTTCATTTATATGATGGAGAAAGTGATACATATAATCTTCCATATGTGAAGCGTCTTCTTGTTAGTGATACTTATGTTGTTCTTCATCTTGTGAAACGAACAGCAGGATTGTATGTGCAAAAAGGCAATCCTCATAATATCCGATGTTTCGAAGATATAGCTGAAAAAGATATTAAGATGGTAAACCGAGAACGAGGGGCAGGGGCACGGGTCCTTTTAGACGAAAAGTTAAAAAGATTAGGGCTTTCAGCGTCTCATATTAGCGGGTATCATAATATTGTTACGACTCATCTTGCCGCAGCCTCCGCTGTCTCAAGCGGGAAAGCAGATGTTGGAATTGGGATTGAAAATGTAGCACGAATGAGCGATGTCGAGTTTATTCCCCTAATTGAGGAACAATATGACTTAGTGTTGTTAAAAAATGAGCGAACCAAAGAGATCATTGCATCTATTAAAAAAATACTTTCTTCAGAATCCTTTCAACAGCAGCTTCTCTCTCTTAAGGGATATAAGACAGATCAAACAGGAGAAATCTTGTATGAATCCCTTCTATAA
- the clpP gene encoding ATP-dependent Clp endopeptidase proteolytic subunit ClpP has protein sequence MNHIPYVIEQSASGERSYDIYSRLLKDRIIMVSNEINDSMANSIVAQLLFLTADNAEKDISLYINSPGGSVSAGFAIFDTMQHIQPDVRTICTGMAASFGALLLLGGAKGKRFALPNSEIMLHQPLGGARGQATEIEISAKRILKLKEHINRIIADRTGQPYDKVVQDTDRDYFLSAEEAKNYGVIDEII, from the coding sequence ATGAATCATATTCCATATGTAATTGAACAATCAGCATCTGGTGAACGTTCATATGACATTTATTCACGTCTTTTAAAAGATCGCATTATTATGGTGAGCAACGAAATTAATGATTCCATGGCTAACAGCATTGTGGCACAACTGCTCTTTTTAACAGCGGATAATGCCGAAAAAGATATTTCTCTTTATATTAACAGTCCAGGTGGATCAGTCTCAGCGGGATTTGCTATTTTTGATACTATGCAGCATATTCAACCAGATGTTCGCACCATTTGTACAGGAATGGCCGCTTCGTTTGGAGCTCTTTTACTGCTCGGAGGAGCGAAAGGAAAACGATTTGCTTTGCCAAATAGTGAAATAATGCTTCATCAGCCGCTTGGAGGAGCACGCGGTCAAGCCACTGAAATTGAAATTTCAGCAAAGCGGATCCTTAAACTAAAAGAACACATTAATCGGATTATTGCAGACCGCACAGGACAGCCTTATGATAAAGTTGTGCAAGATACGGACCGTGATTACTTCCTAAGCGCGGAAGAAGCGAAAAACTACGGGGTGATTGATGAGATTATTTAA
- a CDS encoding sigma factor-like helix-turn-helix DNA-binding protein, with amino-acid sequence MLELNKRNKEEIEVQELYKGLLPYCCFLSGDKWDGEDLAQETMLKAMQNYGSLTPALLKKIAYHKWIDETRKRSRETVGETDHHTLTKETRQEEVEALLHSLTPKQAVILTLKEAFQYKINEISSILEMTEPGVKALLKRARTKLRGENEEEKINNQELVDAISKSIQEEDPAPLLSFLKQKKAFEPMAHMVFRSYSSLNIAS; translated from the coding sequence ATGTTAGAGCTAAACAAAAGAAACAAGGAAGAAATTGAGGTACAAGAGCTTTATAAAGGCCTTCTTCCTTACTGTTGTTTCCTTTCAGGAGATAAATGGGATGGAGAAGATTTAGCACAAGAAACGATGTTAAAAGCGATGCAAAACTACGGGTCTCTTACCCCTGCTTTATTAAAGAAAATAGCCTATCATAAATGGATAGATGAAACGCGTAAAAGAAGTCGAGAAACAGTTGGTGAAACAGATCACCATACCTTAACGAAAGAAACCCGGCAGGAAGAAGTTGAAGCTCTTTTACATTCGCTCACGCCCAAACAAGCAGTGATACTCACTTTAAAAGAAGCTTTTCAATATAAAATCAATGAAATCTCCTCCATTCTTGAAATGACAGAACCTGGAGTTAAGGCTCTTTTAAAACGAGCACGAACAAAACTTCGCGGAGAAAACGAAGAAGAAAAAATCAACAATCAAGAACTTGTAGATGCTATTTCAAAGAGTATTCAAGAGGAAGATCCTGCACCTTTACTTTCTTTCCTAAAACAAAAAAAGGCATTCGAACCAATGGCTCATATGGTATTCCGCTCTTACAGTTCTCTCAACATCGCGTCATAA
- a CDS encoding YebC/PmpR family DNA-binding transcriptional regulator, giving the protein MGRKWNNIKEKKASKDAKTSRVYAKFGREIYVAAKSGEPDPEANQTLKFVLERAKTYNVPKAIIDRAIEKAKGGGEENYDQLRYEGFGVNGSMVIVDALTNNVNRTASDVRAAFGKNGGNMGVSGSVAYMFDPTGVIGLEGKNEEEVLEILMEADVDARDILEEDEAVIIYTEPDEFQAAQEALRTAGVEDFTVAELTMLPQTEVTLSEEDQALFEKMVDALEDLEDVQQVYHNVDLGE; this is encoded by the coding sequence ATGGGACGTAAATGGAACAATATTAAAGAAAAGAAAGCATCAAAAGACGCGAAAACAAGTCGAGTTTATGCTAAATTTGGTCGCGAAATCTACGTGGCGGCGAAAAGTGGAGAGCCTGATCCAGAGGCAAACCAAACGCTAAAATTTGTGCTTGAGCGCGCTAAAACATATAACGTGCCAAAAGCAATTATTGATCGTGCAATCGAAAAAGCAAAAGGCGGCGGCGAAGAAAACTATGACCAACTTCGCTATGAAGGCTTTGGTGTAAACGGATCAATGGTGATTGTGGATGCGTTAACAAACAACGTCAATCGTACCGCTTCTGACGTACGTGCGGCATTCGGAAAAAACGGCGGAAACATGGGTGTGAGCGGTTCTGTTGCTTACATGTTTGACCCAACAGGCGTAATTGGCCTTGAAGGCAAAAATGAAGAAGAAGTGCTTGAAATTTTAATGGAAGCAGATGTTGACGCACGTGATATTCTAGAAGAAGACGAAGCCGTGATCATCTATACAGAACCAGATGAGTTTCAGGCTGCTCAAGAAGCCCTTCGCACTGCAGGTGTAGAAGACTTTACAGTGGCAGAGCTTACAATGCTTCCTCAAACTGAAGTAACACTTTCTGAAGAAGACCAAGCTTTATTTGAAAAAATGGTGGATGCACTAGAAGATTTAGAAGACGTACAACAAGTGTATCACAATGTGGATCTAGGTGAATAA
- a CDS encoding poly-gamma-glutamate hydrolase family protein: MSDVYKNYQALTSDKVEGNHYQVRYQDHQSLLCLSAPHGGGIEAGTTELVEAISMSRPAWSWYVFEGLQSSGNRDLHITSTNFDEPRQLRLLENVHWHITFHGMRGTKAETYIGGRDVELKETIRQKLTEKGFIVKDARKGFAGMESRNITNATVQGMGVQLELTAEQRKRFFRHHNWAKSNRRHPSNWTKSLRDYKNALVEAIEEHMKGRPS, translated from the coding sequence ATGAGTGATGTATATAAAAATTATCAAGCTTTAACATCAGACAAAGTAGAAGGCAACCATTACCAAGTGCGATATCAAGATCACCAATCACTTCTTTGTCTTTCCGCTCCCCATGGAGGTGGAATTGAAGCAGGCACAACGGAGTTGGTTGAAGCCATTTCCATGAGTCGACCCGCATGGTCTTGGTATGTTTTTGAAGGATTACAGTCTTCAGGGAATCGTGATTTACATATTACCTCAACCAACTTTGACGAACCTCGCCAACTTCGGCTGTTAGAAAATGTTCACTGGCATATTACGTTTCATGGCATGCGTGGTACAAAGGCTGAAACGTATATCGGAGGACGGGATGTGGAGTTAAAAGAAACGATTAGACAGAAGCTTACGGAAAAAGGTTTTATTGTAAAAGACGCAAGAAAAGGATTTGCAGGGATGGAAAGCCGGAATATTACAAATGCAACCGTACAGGGGATGGGCGTGCAGCTCGAACTGACCGCAGAGCAAAGGAAACGATTTTTCCGTCATCACAACTGGGCAAAATCAAACCGGCGACATCCTTCGAACTGGACAAAGTCTTTGCGTGATTACAAAAATGCGTTGGTTGAAGCGATTGAGGAACATATGAAAGGAAGACCTTCTTAG
- a CDS encoding MFS transporter, giving the protein MKKEWNTMNLLLVNLGITGVGSWVYFIALNLIVLEQTHSVFAVTVLYLLKASAALLANIGAGSLVDRARTKQLMIVLQLIQAGLIVLLPLLDTILMLYVVVFLINIASAMYHPTVLSYTTKLVAVEHRKTFNSYKSLLDSGAFITGPALAGLFMMKEGGDLAIYLNGAALLLAALLTLLLPDVEKEREKQDSLSFTMLKKDMVLVYRFFSRFPYIVLISLLFHLMTVFMTATDSLEAAFATTVIELTEGEYGVIVSGAGGGILVGSFVNAWLIHQLSLLRLMSVGAVIISLGYLLFAFSNTFVLAFTGCFTLSFALAFLNAGFLTFYQNSVPVHLIGRMSSMLTFIESLLVLFFTVCFGWLAEMFSIRMTVVIGACSMALLAIVFGGVNFQTVRARFCPDRELKEKNPASKPL; this is encoded by the coding sequence ATGAAAAAAGAATGGAACACGATGAATCTTTTACTTGTCAACCTTGGCATTACAGGAGTAGGAAGCTGGGTTTACTTTATAGCTTTAAATCTGATCGTGCTTGAGCAAACGCACTCTGTTTTTGCTGTTACCGTGCTGTATCTTTTAAAAGCAAGTGCCGCTCTTTTGGCGAATATAGGGGCAGGAAGCCTTGTGGACCGGGCTCGCACAAAGCAGCTTATGATTGTTCTTCAACTTATTCAAGCAGGGCTAATAGTGCTTCTTCCTTTATTAGATACCATACTTATGCTTTATGTTGTCGTATTTCTCATTAATATCGCAAGCGCCATGTATCATCCTACAGTGCTGTCGTATACAACAAAACTGGTGGCTGTAGAGCATCGTAAAACCTTTAACTCATATAAAAGCTTGCTTGACTCTGGAGCGTTTATCACAGGGCCTGCGCTTGCTGGTTTATTTATGATGAAAGAGGGAGGAGACCTTGCTATTTATTTAAACGGAGCGGCTCTTTTACTGGCAGCTTTGCTCACCTTATTATTACCAGACGTCGAAAAGGAGAGAGAAAAACAAGATTCTTTATCATTCACCATGTTAAAAAAGGATATGGTTCTTGTTTATCGATTTTTCTCTAGGTTTCCGTATATCGTGCTTATTTCGCTTCTTTTTCATCTGATGACGGTTTTCATGACAGCTACAGATTCACTAGAAGCTGCCTTTGCTACAACAGTTATTGAACTAACAGAAGGAGAATATGGAGTGATTGTAAGTGGGGCAGGTGGGGGAATTTTAGTTGGGTCTTTCGTTAATGCATGGCTTATTCATCAACTTTCTCTCTTACGCTTAATGAGTGTAGGAGCCGTCATCATTTCACTTGGCTATTTGCTTTTTGCTTTTTCGAACACGTTTGTTCTCGCTTTTACTGGATGTTTTACCCTTTCTTTTGCCCTTGCGTTTTTGAATGCTGGATTTTTAACCTTTTATCAAAACAGCGTTCCTGTTCATTTGATTGGCCGAATGAGCAGCATGCTTACCTTCATTGAATCACTGCTTGTTCTCTTCTTTACTGTTTGTTTCGGATGGTTAGCCGAAATGTTCTCTATTCGGATGACGGTGGTCATTGGAGCGTGTAGCATGGCACTGCTCGCTATCGTTTTTGGAGGTGTGAATTTTCAAACAGTTCGTGCTCGTTTCTGCCCAGATAGGGAGCTTAAAGAAAAAAATCCCGCTTCAAAACCGCTCTAA
- a CDS encoding bile acid:sodium symporter family protein, which produces MLDRLNYYIGKWMPLITPLSVAAGVLAYTNLHSLSFLVPWLFAFMTFVGSLKSNFKSLQNTVLHPFPLLLTLVVLHVITPLWAFAIGHLFFPNDPYTVTGMTLALVIPTGITSMIWVSMYKGNIPLTLSIILIDTLLSPFIVPFSMSILAGETVEMQTVEMMKGLFFMVVLPSLLAMLVNQFSARARIEKMSRTLSPFSKLTLPAVIMINSSAIAPYLRHIDAKLLGILGTILFIVLAGYLFSWGLAALFKQTRENVVTIIYTGGMRNISAGTVIAVSFFPAQVAVPVVFCMLFQQVLAAFHGYLLTVFYNRRTLLAKNVNH; this is translated from the coding sequence ATGCTAGACCGTCTAAATTACTATATTGGAAAGTGGATGCCACTAATCACACCACTCAGCGTTGCTGCGGGAGTGTTAGCTTACACAAACTTACACTCACTCTCTTTTTTAGTGCCGTGGTTGTTCGCTTTCATGACGTTTGTGGGAAGTTTAAAATCAAACTTTAAATCTCTCCAAAATACAGTGCTACATCCATTTCCGCTTCTTTTAACGCTCGTTGTTCTTCATGTTATTACACCACTTTGGGCATTTGCCATTGGGCATTTGTTTTTTCCGAATGACCCGTATACGGTCACAGGAATGACGCTCGCTCTTGTTATTCCAACAGGGATTACAAGTATGATTTGGGTATCCATGTATAAAGGAAATATTCCATTGACGCTGTCGATTATTTTAATTGATACCCTGCTTTCTCCTTTTATTGTTCCGTTCAGCATGTCTATATTAGCAGGAGAAACGGTTGAGATGCAAACGGTCGAAATGATGAAAGGTTTATTTTTTATGGTGGTACTTCCATCTCTTCTAGCAATGCTTGTGAACCAATTCAGTGCTCGGGCGCGGATTGAGAAAATGAGTCGGACGCTTTCTCCGTTTTCCAAGCTTACGCTACCTGCTGTTATTATGATTAATAGCTCTGCGATTGCGCCTTATTTGCGTCATATTGATGCAAAGCTTTTAGGAATTTTAGGGACGATTTTATTTATCGTTCTAGCAGGATATCTCTTTTCTTGGGGATTAGCCGCTTTGTTCAAGCAAACGCGTGAAAATGTCGTGACCATTATCTATACAGGAGGCATGCGTAACATTAGTGCTGGTACGGTCATTGCGGTTAGCTTTTTCCCAGCACAAGTGGCTGTTCCTGTCGTGTTTTGTATGTTGTTTCAACAAGTACTCGCTGCTTTCCACGGCTATCTTTTGACCGTCTTTTACAACCGCCGCACACTTCTTGCTAAAAATGTGAATCATTAA
- the spoIIP gene encoding stage II sporulation protein P — translation MKKWKYEHGKIAFLPLSALIAIVIVFTFFVTALTTTTFKLQLRFPSYISHTLNTSSDSIFLTMLETETPAFASENREPLSLSSLGLQATTNIKLNSAITLLGDSLPGFFSYHSEIITPGQGTNYTNTPVESSPSLDTILEKDQNNDSGAEEPAQPEEPQQPPNGGIKEKKVYIYHTHSWESYLPILGLTDDPDADKAVDNRTNITLVGKMLGNSLEKNNIGSIVDTTNMTQKLNTKGWGTVQAYRASREVVEAAKSQSDDLSYFIDLHRDSLRGDHTTIKIKEKGYAKVAFVIGKEQPNYEQNVKFAQDLHHALEKKYPGLSRGVIGKTGASGNGVYNQDISPRAILIEVGGVDNNMDELANTVSALTDVFSDYYFQAEKVDAPAN, via the coding sequence ATGAAAAAGTGGAAATACGAGCATGGAAAGATTGCCTTTCTTCCTCTATCAGCGCTCATTGCAATTGTCATTGTGTTTACGTTTTTCGTCACGGCCCTTACGACCACGACTTTTAAACTTCAGCTCAGATTTCCTTCTTATATTAGCCATACATTAAATACTAGTTCAGACAGCATTTTTTTAACCATGCTTGAAACTGAAACGCCTGCTTTTGCTTCTGAGAACCGTGAGCCTTTGTCTCTTTCTTCTCTTGGATTACAGGCGACAACAAATATTAAATTAAACAGCGCAATTACCCTTCTCGGTGATAGTTTACCTGGTTTCTTTTCCTATCATTCTGAAATTATCACACCTGGACAAGGGACAAACTATACAAATACGCCTGTAGAGTCTTCTCCATCGCTTGATACCATTTTAGAAAAAGATCAAAATAACGATTCAGGAGCGGAAGAGCCAGCACAGCCAGAAGAACCGCAGCAACCGCCGAACGGGGGCATTAAAGAGAAAAAGGTGTATATTTACCATACACACAGCTGGGAATCTTACCTTCCGATTCTCGGGTTAACGGATGATCCTGATGCTGATAAAGCGGTAGACAATCGAACAAACATTACGCTTGTTGGGAAAATGCTTGGCAACAGTTTAGAAAAAAACAACATTGGCTCAATTGTGGATACAACCAATATGACCCAAAAGCTGAATACAAAAGGATGGGGAACCGTTCAAGCCTACCGGGCTTCACGTGAAGTCGTAGAAGCGGCGAAAAGTCAAAGTGATGATCTCTCCTATTTTATTGATCTTCATCGTGATTCACTAAGAGGCGATCATACCACAATTAAAATCAAGGAAAAAGGCTACGCAAAAGTCGCGTTTGTGATTGGAAAAGAACAGCCAAACTATGAACAAAACGTCAAATTCGCCCAAGATCTTCACCACGCTCTTGAAAAGAAATATCCAGGTCTAAGTCGAGGGGTTATCGGGAAAACAGGTGCAAGCGGAAATGGCGTCTACAATCAAGACATTTCCCCTCGAGCGATTTTAATTGAAGTTGGCGGCGTTGACAACAATATGGATGAACTAGCAAATACCGTGTCTGCGTTAACAGATGTATTTAGTGACTATTATTTTCAAGCGGAAAAAGTAGATGCCCCAGCGAATTAA